Below is a window of Brassica napus cultivar Da-Ae chromosome A5, Da-Ae, whole genome shotgun sequence DNA.
GGGTGGGTGGGAAGACAGGGAAATCACTATCAACAAAAGGAGAAGCAGAGAAAAGATTTGTGGGGGCAACGGACGAATGCATTACAGTGTGCCTTTGAGACTGACATTTTTGGCAACTCATGCGTGAAGATGTTTCTTCTTTGACCATGATTTTACATATGTATCTATATGTTTAGGGTTCTCGTTTTTTGAGTGTATCAAAGTAACGTTTTCAAACCAAGTGGTGATCCACATATAGTAAGATGGTTGTCTATTGATCGAAGACAAAACTCGAGACACTGATTAGAACATGGTTAATAGCTTTATATGTGATTTTTCATGTACATATTGGAAACCAGAACTATTAGGTAACTATTTCAACAGTTGAGTAGTAGTGTGGTGTTGCGGTATCATACAACATGGAAATTTACTGATGAACTaacgaaaaaaaaatgatattaaatgtttatttcattttctagttgttgttttttctttcataaaaacaagcaacttGGGCATTCGATTTAACAAACATAGAGACACTTAGATTTGTGGCGAAGTTAATTTGTTATATAGTGGTTTTTTTATTAGTATCATCACTGCAATGTTATTGTATGAGATATAGACGAAAAAAATGTAATCCAGCATTTGTAAAATTATGCAATACACAAAATAACAaccttttgttgtctccgttttttttttaaatagcgATTTtttagtattatgaagttttattaaattaattgacaaaaaattaaaacaatgtccATGTAcagtgaaagagagtttaatatacattaatacaaatgtagaatgtgtttagagattttaaaacaacactaaagatcataggcttcagtatataaagcatttactgaaaaatttaatattttcgtagggttaacacatagcttttgagaaaattccaaaaatacgaaaatactgttttaatgcatagttgcatcattcactaaaatatgatgaatgtcaaaaaggtttgaaacctttgttgtctttgtttttctagagaataactattttgtagtggttagtccaccaatttagagagtattatgaagttttactaaattaattgacaaaaaattaaaatgatgcccatgtaccatgaaaaagagtttaatatacattaatacaaatgtagaatgtttttagaaattttaaaacaacacagatcatatgcttcagtatatatagcatttaccgaaaatttaatattttcgtacgcgttaacacatagattttgagaaaattcaaaaatatgaaaatacagttttaatgcatagtttcatccttcactaaaatatgatgaatgtgaaatatgtttggaacctttgttgtctccattttttctagagaatagcgattttgtagtggttagtccaccaatttagggagtactatgaagttttactaaattaattgacaaaaaataaaatgatgcccaccatgaaagagatttatatatatattaatacaaatgtagaattattttagaaattttaaaacaacactagagATCATAATTTTCAGTATacaaagcatttaccaaaaaactcaatattttcgtatgggttataactcatagattttgagaaaaattcaaaaatataaaaatattgttttaatgcatagtttcatccttcactaagttatgatgaaggtcaacgaattttggaacttttgttgtctccgtttctctagaaaatagcgattttatagtggttactccaccaatttagggagtattatgaagttttactaaattaattgaaaacaaattaaaatgatgcccatgtaccatgaaagagagtttaatataaattaatacaaatgtagaatatgtttagaaattttaaaacaacactaaagatcataggcttctgtatatagagcatttactgaaaattttaatattttcgtaggggttaacacatagattttgagaacaattcaaaaaaatatgaaaatattaatttaatgcataattgcatctttcactaaaatatgatgaatgtgaaagtggtttggaacctttgttgtctctgtttttctagagaatagccaatttttagaggttcgaaAACACTATTTCTAGTGTTTATTCTAAAATAcgataaatatatttgaataccTACATAGGATATATCAAACTTGCAAAATTGGTCTTCCGCTTGTCCAGAAAGTTAGTGGATTAGCTAGGCgggttagagcatgattatcggtCGTATATAGGTGGTTTCTTAtgattaaaagaaaatcaaaaagacAATTAAAAGGCAAAGACGTCTCTTATTTGGGCTTAAGAAGATACGTATTTTCTTAACACGTGTAGGCAAAATGAGAGGAGAGAGGGGGAGCGTGTATTTGTTTTGTCATTTCTCTCTCTGTCGAAACTGAATCAGCTAGAAATCGTATCGGAGGTCGGAGAAGACGATTCTCGTACTCTCTCCGTCGATCGTCGACATACCGGCGATACTACCTCTCTCCACACCTCCTAACGGAATCCTCTGTCTCTGTGGCTCGTCCGAGAAGGCGAATCTCCCTCTCTCGCCGTGATTCTATTGGAATCAGAAGGTAAATGTATTTATGTGTTTTTCAATCATGCATGTTTAGATTAGACTTGTTCTTGTTCTGATTGCGAGTTGTGTTTGTTTGTAGGTTCAATTCTGCCTCGCGGTGGCTCTCCTCGACCGCTGACGGAGCTCTATGTCTCTCGGTTGCTCTCCGCGACGGCTGATGGAGCTCTCTGTGTGGCGGTGGCTCTCCTCGACGGCTGACGGAGCTCTCTGTCGATGGCTCTCTGCAAATCGCTCAGGTAAAGCTTATGTTTCATGTTCTTCAATCATACATTTcgtagtttaaaatattttctttcaatCTCGTTTTGTTTGTTGCTTTTGATTTAGCTTCTTTgtggtgaataattttttttttgtttctgtcttTTGTCAATGTCTTGTGCGTGCTGAGATGACGGGATCAAATCGCGTTTGAGGTTAGTGTTTGTTTCTTAATCCTCTTCTGTCTTAGATAAAATAGTTTATGTAATGTGTACTGAAAAGAAATTGCTTCGTAGTCTTTGTTTCTTAATCCTCTTCTGTGTTAGATGAAATACATCTTGATATGTTCGATCTTTCTGTGTTTAGATGGCTGTATCAAGTGTGCTTAAGCAAGGGTCATTTTACAGAGGAATACGCAGCATCACAGGTTAGTCTTTCTCTCTTTCCTCTGGTCCGAAATGTGGTGGCTAAGCTTTTGGTGTGTAATGAGATTGTGTAGCTTCGGTCAGAATGGTTGTTAGGATAATTAATGGTTGCTTTAGTGTTTGGTTACGGTTGTGTCACTGTAATAAATAGAATTAATGGTGTAGTTTGAGTTCTTTGAAATTGAATTGAATTGTTGTTAGTTGTTAGTTGTTTGTTGTTAGATATATGTCTAGTCATTGCAATTGAAGTGTTCTTTCCAGCttttttaaaaagatctttCATCCATTTGCTTGATCTTTTTATAAGCTGTGTCGTTAGTGCCTTCTCCAACAGATGAATGCGCATTCTCGTTCCTTCTCCTCTTTCGCATTCTCCTCTGtctcctctttctcctctgtCTTCTGTGTCTCCActctctcctctttctcctctgtctccactctctcctctttctcctctttctcctctctctcctctttctcctctttctcctctttctcctctttctcctctgtCTCCACTCTCTCCTCTGTCTCCTCTGTCTCCTCTCTCCTTGACTTCGAGGATGGATTTCAATCCATTTCAGGACTCGGCTAATTTTGTTGATCTACTCCATAGTCAACAAAATGTTGTCTTTGGCAGTCAAGGACGTGTTCCACTCTCTTCAACGCAAGTGCCGCCTTCTGGCAGTCAAGGACGTGTTCCACTCTCTTCAACGCAAGTGCCGCCTTTTGGCACTCAAGCCGCAGAGCTTCCAGCAGAGCGTAAGGAAAGAAGGACGTGGATAGTCACAGAGGACATAGTGCTTATTAGCAGCTGGCTCAACACGAGCAAAGACCCTGTCGTAGGGAATGAGCAGAAGTCAGCAACTTTCTGGACAAGAGTTGCAGCATACTTCTCGGCGAGTCCAAAACTTGCTGGATGTGAAAAACGCGACGGGAATCAGTGCAAGCAACGTTGGCACAAGCTGAATGAAGCCGTTTGCAAGTTTTCTGGGGCGTATGAGGCAGCCACAAGAGAGAAAACCAGTGGCATGAATGACAACGACGTCCTAAAACGTGCCCACGAAATCTACTTCAACAACCACCAAAAGAAGTTTGTCCTTGAGCATGCGTGGAACGAGCTTCGCAACGACCAGAAGTGGTGTGATCTCGCTACATCTAAAACTGAAACAAGCTCCAAAAGGAGGAAGTTCGCGGATGGTTCACATTCAGGAGCATGCTCTCACGTCAATGAATGCAATGCTGGTGGAGAAGGAACATCTCGTCCCCCTGGTGTTAAGGCTGCAAAAGCTGGAGGAAAGAAGCCACATGTCGCGGGGGAGGATGTGTGTGATTATCAGCTCATGTGGAGCATCAAGAAGGATGACTTGGCAATGAAGCAACAGCTCTCCAAGATGAGAGTACTTGAGAAGCTTCTTGCCAAGGAAAATCTAGAGGATTATGAAGAAGATCTCAAGAAAAAGATCAGTTTAGAGTTAATGTAACTCTTGGAATAATGTTAACCTTATGTATGTTTCATGTTCTTGGCTTGTAGTTGTTTCATTTTATGTCTTCCTTATGTTTCATGTTTCATGTTATCGGCTTTAGAATGTAGTTGTTTCTAGTTTCATGTTCTCGGCTTTAGAATCTAATTTGTAATGCTTTGCTCTCTTATTTTATAAGCAACTTAatgttttggtgttttgttGAGTTATCTCTTGATGTGGacaattgttttatttgtttcaggTAACAGTAAATAAGAAGCTACATTGGATCATGTCACGGGTTGCATACTATCAGTTCAGAGTGTTGTCTCGGCGTGTGTTGTCTCGGCTTTGTAGGATGTCACGGTTTTAATCTTTTGTATCAGTGTGTCACGGGTTTCAGTTTCAGCTTTTGTATCAGTGTGTCACGGTTTTAATCTTCTGTATCAGTGTGTCACGGGTTGTTCAGTGAATCATATACTTTGTATTTTCATGTGCATCACACAGcctcattttttatatatatatcaatgtcTCTCTACTTCCAACATCACGCAAACTCATCTactctctatttcctctcttTTGCTAACACTACCAAACGCACagtctctctattctctctatttcctctcttTCCCATGTTTCTCACTTtgaacacaatttaaaaaaaaactcttaaatCACTtctatggcttcttcttcaaatCCAAACACTTTCGATGAATCATGTGATGATACATTTGATGACTTCTTTGATCAAAAATTTGATGAAAAATTTGATGAAaaatttgatcaattttttGAGCAAGCGTTTGAGAATTTAACTACTCGAGAggctccaaaaaaaaaaagaaaaccgaAAGTTTATATCGAGAGAAATCGTGAAGAAGGGCATAttcgtttatggaatgattatttcagtgataATCCAACATATCCTGATAATTTATTCCGACGacgttttcgaatgaacaagccattgttcttgtacattgttgatcgactctccaacGAAGTTCCCTATTTTCGGGAAACAAAAGATGGTCTCGGAAGGATtagtctctctcctcttcaaaagtgtaccgcagccattcgtgtcttggcGTATGGTTCTGCAGCTgatgcggtcgacgaatacctccggctcGGTGAAACAACCACTCGCTTATGTGTGGAAAATTTTGTGGAaggaataatatatttgttcggtaatgagtacttaagaagaccaacaccagctgatcttcaacgtctacttgatgTTGGAGAAtatcgtggatttcccgggatgataggaagcatcgattgtatgcattgggagtggaagaattgtccaaccgcttggaaagggcaatattctcgtggttcgggtaaaccaacaatcgttttagaggcggttgcttcatacgatctctggatatggcatgcattTTTCGGACCTCCAGGTACATTAAATGATATCAACGTTCTTGATCgttcacctgtttttgatgacataataaaaggtGAAGCTCCGAATGTCACTTTctctgtcaatggaagagagtatcatatggcttactatcttacggatggtatttatccgaaatgggcaacttttattcaatctattCCTCTACCACAAGGGCCACAAGCGGTCTTAtttgctcaacatcaagaagcagcccgaaaagatgtcgagcgggcttttggagtcctgcaagctcgctttgccattgttaaaaatccagcgttgttttgggataaagtcaaaattggtaagattatgagagcatgtatcatactccataatatgatagtagaaaacGAAAGAGATGGATACTCTCAAAATGATGTTTCAGAATTTCAGCAAGGAGAAGACAACAGAAattcacatgtcgatctcacgtattctacgGATATCCCTTCAAATATCGCAAACCAGATGGGGGTTCGGATAAGAATTCGTGATAaacaaatgcatcaacaactgaaaaATGATTTGGTTCAACATTTATGGCATAAATTTGGACCTGgtgaagacaacaactgagcttGGAAGCTTCTTTTAAATAATTCTTGTTTAATTTagtaatctttgtttttatgttttaattataaaatttctattaataaaaaaatttaaattttattttaaagaaaccCTTAATAAGAGACTTGCAATGGAGGGGGAAAAAACTCAAAGTTCTTAACCATGTCTCTTACCAAAATTACCTCCTaaagtattattaaaaaaataataagagacCCATTAGAGTATATGGGATAAAGATGATCTTatgtattattataatattcatTATACTAAACGTGATCCATCCTAATTCTGACTCGTTGACAAATCAACCTGACTTTATAACACAATAcccatttatatatttgttacgAACAACATGCGGATTCCACATCCGTTGGTCCGACGAATGTAGACACACATTATCTGCCAATTATATATACATGGTATATACATGTGTATTTAAGACTATAAAAATGTGAACATACAAGTACAACACACTATTACCTACATGCATGATTAACAAACGATATGAAAACCTAAGAACACCGCACAGTCattaaaattacaattaaaTAACCCGAAGGGTCTAAACTCTACAATCCTCTTTACACAGTGATTATTGCAAAGCTACAATATCatgaatttattaataattactCCTTAGGAagagaaaatagttatttcatATGAATAGAAAAGTGAGAGATAATCCAAAAATGTGAGAAAGAGAggggaaaaagaaagcaaagttTGAAACGGGCCCCATGACATGTCCTCTAACGTCAACATTATCCTCCATTATTACTATTACTTTCACTCTCTCATCAAACTCACTCAAACCTTTCGTTCTTCTTATTACCTAAATCACCAGATccatgtataaaatataaaaagaccCCTGAAACCTCAACAACATCTCTCTATCTCTACAATCAACAAGATCATACCATGTCATCTCCTAGAGATAGAGGAAAGAGCTCGATGGAATCATCAGGATCAGAGCCACCGGTGACACCAAGCCGTTACGAGTCACAGAAGAGACGCGACTGGAACACTTTCGGACAGTACTTGAGGAACCAAAGACCGCCACTGCCAATGTCTCACTGCAACTGCAACCACGTGCTTGATTTCCTCAGGTACTTAGACCAGTTCGGTAAGACAAAAGTGCACGTGCCTGGCTGTATGTTCTACGGTCAGCCTGAGCCACCAGCTCCTTGCACATGTCCTCTCAGACAAGCTTGGGGAAGTCTCGACGCTTTGATCGGACGGCTGAGAGCGGCTTACGAGGAGAACGGTGGATCTCCGGAAACAAACCCTTTCGCTAGTGGAGCAATAAGGGTTTATCTCAGGGAGGTTAGGGAGTGTCAGGCCAAAGCTAGAGGGATTCCtttcaaaaagaagaagaagaagccaacgaCGACGGAGATGGGTGGTGGAAGAGaggactcttcttcttcatccgcCTCTCCCTTCGGCTTCTCTTAAGATTCTCATGATCTTGGTGAGACCTTGTGGTAATACATTTCTCCATTAACTATGCTTTTGTTTGATTGAATATATGCATTTGCATTCAATTAAATATATGCATTTAACTTTGTGTCTTGATCTCTTTACTAGAGACTTATGAATCTGTGGTTTCATTAACTAGCTACATACcgcaaatatatatgtttatatcgTAGAATGCTCCATGTATCAAAACCCTAAGTGGAGAAATAGTTAGGCTTTTGATTTTTGAGAAAATCttgattagatatatatatatattgtattgatGTTGGGTTCAGATCAGGGGACCGGATCGTGATTAGATTATAGTTTTGAATGGAAGCagctagattttttttaatgatcaatcattttagttttggaaTGGTAATTAAATACATGAAAACAAGTTTTCAAGTTTCTAGCATATCAAATATTGAATGGATGATATATTGAGTTTTCTAGTTCCAGAAACGAAAAACTATTCTCTAAACCTTGTAAAtgcatcatatatttttttactctatatgtGTTTGGAATTTGAAGATTCTCTAAGTTATCCTAGAGAATTACTCACTtcaaattttggaaaaaaacatttgattCTCCAAAGATGGATTGTTTCGTCATCAACCCCACATACACATA
It encodes the following:
- the LOC125609581 gene encoding glutathione S-transferase T3-like: MDFNPFQDSANFVDLLHSQQNVVFGSQGRVPLSSTQVPPSGSQGRVPLSSTQVPPFGTQAAELPAERKERRTWIVTEDIVLISSWLNTSKDPVVGNEQKSATFWTRVAAYFSASPKLAGCEKRDGNQCKQRWHKLNEAVCKFSGAYEAATREKTSGMNDNDVLKRAHEIYFNNHQKKFVLEHAWNELRNDQKWCDLATSKTETSSKRRKFADGSHSGACSHVNECNAGGEGTSRPPGVKAAKAGGKKPHVAGEDVCDYQLMWSIKKDDLAMKQQLSKMRVLEKLLAKENLEDYEEDLKKKISLELM
- the LOC106454483 gene encoding protein LIGHT-DEPENDENT SHORT HYPOCOTYLS 10-like, which produces MSSPRDRGKSSMESSGSEPPVTPSRYESQKRRDWNTFGQYLRNQRPPLPMSHCNCNHVLDFLRYLDQFGKTKVHVPGCMFYGQPEPPAPCTCPLRQAWGSLDALIGRLRAAYEENGGSPETNPFASGAIRVYLREVRECQAKARGIPFKKKKKKPTTTEMGGGREDSSSSSASPFGFS